The Drosophila innubila isolate TH190305 chromosome 2L unlocalized genomic scaffold, UK_Dinn_1.0 4_B_2L, whole genome shotgun sequence genome segment agacagacaggacaatgtcattttttatttcatgtaACAATTTGCGTGACTTTCATGCGTCAACTGTACTATGGGGTTACAAGTCCAATTATGAAAGTGcaacacaaatttgttttttcaaaaaaaaaaaaaaaaaaatggatataAGATCATTTGTAAGCACAATACATAACTTGACTAGCCCTTTTTCAGATTTAACAGAGGTCGCCAAATAAAAGTTAGCTCATATTTGCAATACCgactgctaaaaaaaaaatgtatcataAAAGTATCTGAGCAGAAGCAATTTAGAATAACACTTTTGTACAAtatcacaaaaatatttgctcgTCAAGTTCAAGAGAATTTTATTGTGTATAATATGATTGTAATTCAAGGAAtcgagaaaataaaatttagttagtGGCTTAGCAATGACAGCAGAAAACAGAATTCAATTTGTTCAGCTTATTCGATGTGCccgataataaatataaatggtagttcgaagcaaagaaaaaatgatcaattttaaatatattttgacaattttaaaaagggAGCAACAAAATGAATGTGTGCCAAAATATTGAACTTATTCCCATGGTGGACTGTCACACTGTCACAATGGGAGACAGAGAAGTTCTCCCTGTCTGGCCACTTGGTCTGCTGCAATATGGTAGCACTTGATGCGCATTTATGTCGTTTTACATTTCACAATTTGCAATATGTTTACACCAATGCCATTTGGCTATTTCCGACTCcctctttgtttttgttcttttacAGCGAATGCGTCGCATTGCAGGACCCGTATTGTGCCTGGGACAAAATTGCTGGCAAGTGTCGTTCTCATGGTGCGCCACGTTGGCTCGAGGAGAACTATTTCTATCAGAACGTGGCAACGGGTCAGCATGCGGCATGCCCCTCAGGTGAGTTAAATGACCAACACTTGGccaaattaaaactgcaacTCATTTCCCTCTCGCTCGGTCTCCAAGgcaaaatcaattcaaaagaTGCCAATGTTGGTGAACAAAAGGGTTTTCGCAATGATATGGACTTGCTGGATTCCCGTCGTCAAAGCAAAGATCAGGAAACTATTGACAACATTGATAAAAACTTTGAAGGTAACATTTTGCTTTATCTTTTAGCATGTACTTAGCATGAGCTTTCTCacgttttttttacttcttttaCTTCAacttaatgtaaataaatgtttatcatATTTGCCAGTCTGTTTAAAAGTTCAAATCACATTTTCCTTCAACTcgcacaattttttttttatttttaatgctgcAGACAGACACCAGGTGCTTGCCTGTCTGACACCTACTttatctctctgtctgtgttttttttttctcactcTGTTCGTATCTCCCTTTTTCTCATTTTGCATGCTGCCACTTTaattacttttcaatttcaatcaaCATTTACCCCGCACTTTATTCTATCTGCTCTATTATCATCTTCATAATCGTTAAATAGTAaacatatttacttttattcattttcCCATACTTTTATTGcgtttctcttctcttttacCAAAGCTATATTTATCTAAAGTtctgtttgcatattttattgcagattgcattttaaatgtggcacaataaatacataaatttcaataatgactttcatttaaatactttgAATAGACGTTCAGATGCAGCTTAATACAAATTCAGAATAAGTTACAGCTTTATTTGCAAaaacagatttatttaaatgtgcaGCTCTACTTtcagatacaaatatttaaagatattgaTAAATTCATAGTTACAGAGATACAGAGATGGAGGAAAACAGAGATATAGAGACTTAGGGATACAGAAATCAGATTTTTCATCTATGCTTCATTATCAGTactcaataatttatttgcatctGTAGAATCATCTGTagaacatttacattttaaattcacaCTTTATTctcaacttttattattaatacttatgtatgtacctctatgtgtatttatatgtattttaagaaaattgatGTTGTTCCTCGTATTAATTCGTTTTTGTCATTCTTCTCCTTcttgtttcatttcatttttaaatctttcaacaatttgcaacatttggttaaacaaaacaataaaaacataaactcGCGCCAATTTCGGGCGTTATTcgttctaaaaatattttcgatgTTTGGATGTTTTTGATGTCGTTACAAATCCGGATAATATATGTACACCTACTCTCAAATACGatccatacacacacacacacaccttccCAACAAACATACTATTTGTGGTTCGATGTTCGATTACTATATCAACTTTAAAAACTGTGTTCGACTATAAAACCATCTGTGCATTTACTAATCGAAGGTCCACAAATTTCTGCAGATATTATCAATGCACAGTATACGGTGGAGACTCTGGTCATGGCCGTATTGGCCGGTTCGATATTCTCGCTGCTTGTGGGCTTCTTTACAGGCTATTTCTGTGGTCGACGTTGCCACAAGGACGAGGATGATAATCTGCCGTATCCGGATACGGAATATGAATACTTTGAGCAGCGTCAGAATGTGAACAGGTGAGTTTTCATTCGCGAATAATATCATTCTATATTAATGCTTATTTTGCTCCCATAGTTTCCCGTCGTCGTGTCGCATTCAACAGGAGCCAAAGTTGTTGCCACAGGTCGAGGAAGTGACGTACGCAGAACCagtgttgctgccacaaccACCGCCGCAGAATAAGATGCATTCACCAAAGAACACGTTGCGTAAGCCACCAATGCACCAGATGCATCCGGGACCCAATTCGGAGACTCTCTTCCAGTTCCAGCCCGATGGCTATAATACCCAGCAAACATATCGCGGACGCGACAATTTTGGCACGTTGCGATCGCATCAGGTGATGGTGAGTCCAGGGCAAAATAAATTACCCATAATATAATGATTGTCAGTATTTAGAATCCATTATTTACATTCTGTATCCTTGCAGGGTGAAAACTATAGACGCGGCGATGGCTTTTCGACCACTCGCAGCGTCAAGAAGGTGAGTCTCGAATTCATTGTGCCTGTTTAAACAATCACTAactacaacattttttatttcctttgtTTAATCGTATACTAATCTAATGTAAACGTATCCATTGAACTCTTTTCGATGTTGTTGACATTTTGACATTTAGTATATACTAAACTAAACTATGAAACATAAAAGAATCCTTGTGGTGCGTTTGTATTTGATTGAACTCTCTCACTAAATCGTCGATTGGTGTATTTCTTAGACTCACATTTCAACTTGTGTGTTGTGCGtgtctccatctctttctgtgtgtgtgtaaatgtatctgattgaatgtgtgtgtgtatactaATAAATCTATCTATTAGCATAGCTGTCTTAACTATTTCTTCACCAGCCATGTAGAATATATTCACAACCTAGTTGCatgcttattaaaatatttaaactttctCTTTAACTCCTTTATTCattcgttttgtttatttgtatatttatgaattgaattattaaattcgGCTTACAAAATTAATCAGTATCTtaagatataatttttgaagtaatttttataaaattagtgTTATTCAGCCAACCTATTTCTTTtgtaaaattcatataaaaaatcctttcaaatatttttcttgtaaaatGTAAGCctgttataataataatgattatattattaattattttcaatatctacttaaatatttttcagtaaactataattattgtataatattttttcagttttgtatttcacataaaatatgtgaatatttacataatttattattcatatcAAAAATTCATCcatctatatttaaatatacaatttttgtaccaaatttattttaatattcaaatatatgaattatgctttaaaaaattctacatattaaataattattcacAATCACTCAAACATATTATAATCAAACATAGCTAAATTACTTCTATGATAAAAAACTTCAGGTAGCTTGTATGTATCTTGTAACCAACCAATCTCCATCCGCATGTCCATGTATAAATTCATAATCCTTAAACtccattataaatataaatcatgtACATTATTCCATAATTCTGGATCGCTGATTGATTATTCGTAATTGAATTTTGTCGGGggttttgtaaatatattattctcATACGTTTTTCGCTGGACCTTTAGAAATACACCAATCCTTTGAAACGATTTGGGTGATTGTTAATCTCTGCAGGCGTTTCTCTAAGCACTTTGTGTagttgaatttcaaatatatttctccTTCTACATTTCGTATATTTCTCAAAAATGTGCTGTAAACAGACACACATCCACTCTTACTCTGTAACTAACAACTATGGCTGACTTTTAatcacacaacaacaaaaaacacactATTAAGATGAcaagttaaacaaaacaaatgcaactgTCAAATGTGGAcaacaaataccaaaaactCTATCTatcttttcttcttcttcccttTTTCATTAGGTTTACCTTTGAGACGGGAGTGGGGCGGCTGAAACCAGTCAGGGACTAATTACCCAAAATATGGTAAATACTTACGCATAACTAAAGCAAATTTGGTTATATTTCtgtgttttttattgctttttatttgacaatattttttctgtttttatttatttattaattttgtgcttttgtttgtttattcatttatcGATACGGCTGAAAAACCAACGATTCGATCGATAGCTGCAATGTGGATACCCTCGGTTTCGAGATCAACTGAAATTCGAAACTCAAAAGTAATtttgcaaaaacatttttgctccaaattgttttgttatgAATCTGCAAACTCAGTTTGATTGAACACTTCTTCTTCAACTTGTTCTTCATCGTAATCAACACCCAGCACAGTTTgctatttgatttgttttctttctttcacgAGTTTACtgtaaattactttttggAATGCGACATTTTGATTTGTGTACTTTACTTAGAGATCATCTTATCGCGAGCCTTAACGAAtctgaaaatttatatttaaagtatatttacaAATGATCAATCCTTGGCCAGCCCAGTCAGTCAGCCATCCCGCGCCCAACTCGACGCTGCGATTTCGTCAAATTCGAATTATCGATATGTCAGTTATCGATACATTGGTTATCGATATGTAATGTATCGATACATTGGTTATCGACTTATCGTTTATCGATACACGAAGTGTGCGAATGTGTCTCTCTCTGCGTGTATGagctgtgtgtgtctgcgatttcaagtttttttttaaacccaACTCAACCCACAGTTTTCTTGCATAGGTTGACTTTTGAACTCTTCTTCTGCATGGGCGTCTATTCGATACACTCGATAATTGCTGCGACCTCATAACTCCCCCTCCAATAGCCAAAAACAGAATGTGTGCGCATTTGAACTTAGATATGAtatgatgataatgattataaatgtACTTGCAAAATACTCTTCCAATATACTCCCTAAAacaattatacatatatctacCACTATTCCCCAATACTATTTACCacctactactactacttGTAATACTcgtaaaatattcatttgtaATGCTATTCAGTTATCAGTTTATTGCTTGCTACTCAccttaaaaaaagaacatattTAGGTTTTCTTACGAaattatacacatacaaattcgaccaattatttagtttaattaaattgttaatttaaagatCAGAATGTGAAAAGCTGGTTATACAAAATTATGGTCCAGTCCGTCTGAAAACTGGGCTGAAAACGTACTTTTATTGGATCTGAATTAATTCTGAACTTGTTAGCTTGATTCCGGTTTTATGCTGCAACCAAAATTAgagaaaaattgcaaataatttttgatttgaatttatttaaatttactctTAAAGTACAGTTAatcatttttgcaaaatttaaaaaacagctTTGATTTGTAAgtgaaatacatatttaaagtgtATAAACAATTGTATCACAACTACTCCTAGGCTGtaaacaacacaaacacacgaaACAGAAGTCTTGGTCGCGCAAGAAGACAGCCGCCCCGTCATGGTATTGGTAAGTTTTTCTGTTCTTCCATTATTCAGTATATTTTCTGGAATTAtcgtataatttaatatttatttttaattgtataagacacgcatacatacataaccgcacacacagacacacgcgATAATAAAATGCCCGAATTGATCGATCGGTTGACAGATCGATCGGTGCTATATATGCCAATGCATTCAATTGTCCTTTTCTCTGTTCCACAATTTGGCaatatctctctctttcactctatGCCTTTCACTCTTTGTCTgtgtctctctatctgtctctcttgctctctatgtatttgatttttaatcgatctacgaaaaataaaattattctgtattggtttatttatacaaatgaaagtattttatgttgagacaactttaaagaaatttctaaatatagtgcaaatttataaaaaaaaaaaaattaattataatatttttttttgagttataaaaaactattttcacattttaaaaataatgaaagtcttttatattttataatagcttttcaattcgatttaaatttaaaaaaagttgaacaAAGACATGGATTTTaaagtgcaaatattttgaaaagtctTTCCTAAGTCAACAATTCAATTCCAGAAGTTTTCAACTCAagtcaatatttgtttttaattacaatctttttcatttatttatgtcgtatgtatgtgtgtatgtgtatgtgtgcgtgtgtgtgtgtgtgtgtgtgctgtgcaTGTTGCAACAAGCTCAATGTCtaaaatatagattttatatCAAACACATTTATAATGTATCTGTTTATCCGTCTCTGTGTGTAATTGTATCTGCAACTGTTTAGAATTTGGTATTTGTATGAGTTGGTATATTACGAATACctttattgtatatttgtgttgttgcaacaTGCCTTACCAGTGgttgtgtgtctgtatgtgtgtgtatatacaaATCTTTGCATAAGTGCAGAGTGTGTTGAGTGAAGAGCCCAATTGACCTGCTGTATATCTTGGTTCCCTTTTCTGATATTGCAGTAACTCAGCACCGTTCAAATAgcccacagcagcagcagcagcaacaacaacaacagcagccgcatTCCAGCTCCGGCTCATCGCCCGTAATGTCAAATAGCAGTTCAAGTCCAGCGCCGCCATCCAGCAGTCCCAGTCCACAGGAGAGCCCCAAGAATTGCAGTTACATTTACCGTGATTGATTGATATGTAACACCAAATCGATGCCACTCATCCAGGCGATGCCCACGCCAACATCCACAACACAGCAcaagcaacggcagcagcaaccgcagcaacatcaacagcagcagcagcagcagcaacaacaagctaaAGTATTGGCCAATAAGCAGTTGGCCAAGTCCATGCCCGTAACGCCCATACAGCCGCAGTCGCCAACAGATTCGACTATTAACCATTTCCTGCCCATGCCACGTTCGCCCTCTTATGAGTTATATGAGGCACGACCTGCACTATTTCGGCATGCCCACTCCGATGCCACATTCCACATGCAACCCTTTGACGATGTCGATGACggtgacgatgatgatgatgatgatgatgatgatgatgatgatgacgatgacttGGATGAGGATGACTTGGCTGACGATGCCGAGGACACATCATCGTTGGC includes the following:
- the LOC117781643 gene encoding myb-like protein AA codes for the protein MPTPTSTTQHKQRQQQPQQHQQQQQQQQQQAKVLANKQLAKSMPVTPIQPQSPTDSTINHFLPMPRSPSYELYEARPALFRHAHSDATFHMQPFDDVDDGDDDDDDDDDDDDDDDDLDEDDLADDAEDTSSLAMITPPPPYDTPQLTSLKAASTSASASASVSASASAPPLPPPRKFRFGNRELFSMSPGTPKSNAITPTKLSAAAAAMFATPQMAQLNRKWAHLQRKRRRRNSSNGDSKELDKLVLQSVDWDENEMY